One Chaetodon trifascialis isolate fChaTrf1 chromosome 12, fChaTrf1.hap1, whole genome shotgun sequence DNA window includes the following coding sequences:
- the ube2al gene encoding ubiquitin conjugating enzyme E2 A, like, whose amino-acid sequence MSTPARRRLMRDFKRLQEDPPAGVSGAPSENNIMVWNAVIFGPEGTPFEDGTFKLIVEFTEEYPNKPPTVRFVSKMFHPNVYADGSICLDILQNRWSPTYDVSSILTSIQSLLDEPNPNSPANSQAAQLYQENKREYEKRVSAIVEQSWRDS is encoded by the exons ATGTCCACCCCAGCTAGAAGGAGACTTATGAGAGATTTTAAACG GCTACAAGAGGACCCTCCAGCCGGTGTTAGTGGTGCCCCATCTGAAAACAACATCATGGTGTGGAATGCAGTCATATTTGG CCCTGAAGGAACTCCCTTTGAGGACG GTACGTTTAAACTCATTGTAGAGTTCACAGAAGAATACCCCAACAAACCCCCCACAGTACGATTTGTGTCAAAGATGTTTCATCCAAATG TCTATGCAGATGGCAGTATATGTTTGGACATCCTACAGAATCGCTGGAGTCCCACTTACGATGTGTCCTCTATCCTTACATCTATCCAG tccTTGCTTGATGAACCAAACCCCAACAGTCCAGCCAACAGTCAGGCAGCTCAGCTGTACCAGGAGAACAAGCGGGAGTACGAGAAGCGAGTGTCTGCCATCGTAGAACAAAGCTGGAGAGACAGTTGA
- the ing1 gene encoding inhibitor of growth protein 1 — protein sequence MLNSTNGDPSHVVVNYVEEYLDLVESLPFDLQRSVSLMKEIDAKYQDVLKELDDAYERYRRESDSLQRRKLQLSIQRALIRSQELGDEKIQIAGQMVELVENRTRQIDWHSELLLSSQEVPESHVPTTTSMTTTAASMMSSSSSAIITPGKTGQHDKKRDEVTPGSGGGDKSGGKRSRRQKNGENRESYGALDHTEEVGLGASREKRAKTSSKKKKRSKGKSEREVSPPDLPIDPDEPTYCLCEQVSYGEMIGCDNDECPIEWFHFSCVGLHHKPKGKWYCPKCRGENEKTMDKALERAKKERAYNR from the exons ATGTTGAACTCAACTAATGGAGACCCAAGCCACGTTGTTGTGAATTATGTTGAGGAGTATTTGGACCTGGTGGAATCACTGCCTTTTGATTTGCAGAGGAGTGTGTCCCTGATGAAGGAAATTGATGCCAAGTAtcaag ACGTTCTGAAGGAGCTCGATGATGCTTATGAGCGTTATCGCCGGGAGTCTGACTCACTTCAGAGGAGAAAGCTTCAGTTATCCATTCAGAGGGCACTGATTCGCAGTCAAGAGCTCGGCGATGAGAAGATCCAGATTGCTGGGCAAATG gtGGAGTTGGTTGAGAACAGAACGCGGCAAATAGACTGGCACTCTGAacttctcctttcctctcaaGAAGTCCCAGAGAGCCACGTTCCCACGACAACATCCATGACAACCACTGCAGCATCCATGatgtcatcgtcatcatcagcCATCATCACTCCAGGCAAAACTGGCCAACACGACAAGAAGCGCGATGAGGTGACCCCAGGCTCAGGTGGTGGAGACAAGTCAGGAGGGAAACGCTCAAGACGtcagaaaaatggagaaaatcgGGAAAGTTACGGAGCCCTGGACCACACTGAGGAAGTGGGCCTGGGAGCGTCGCGGGAAAAGAGAGCCAAAACATcttcaaagaagaagaaacggtCAAAGGGAAAGTCCGAGAGAGAGGTGTCACCCCCGGACCTGCCCATCGATCCAGACGAGCCAACATACTGCCTGTGTGAGCAGGTGTCCTACGGCGAGATGATTGGCTGCGATAACGATGAATGTCCCATTGAGTGGTTTCATTTCTCTTGTGTGGGTCTCCATCACAAGCCCAAAGGCAAGTGGTACTGCCCCAAGTGTAGGGGCGAAAATGAGAAGACCATGGACAAGGCCTTAGAGAGGGCCAAGAAGGAGAGGGCGTACAACAGGTAG
- the naxd gene encoding ATP-dependent (S)-NAD(P)H-hydrate dehydratase isoform X4, with protein sequence MSRIICAQLSALKRGSSLVFERYYSLGSASHSGMADDILPLIKTIVPPLTPKKHKGQDGRIGIIGGCQEYTGAPYFAAISALKVGADLSHVFCTKDAATVIKSYSPELIVHPVLDSPNAVEEIEKWLPRLHSLVVGPGLGREDLLLKTAKEVIEKSKARDIPIVIDADGLWLVTQQPSVIQGYQKGILTPNFMEFTRLYESLHHEPMDGSDHQRNVVQLSVAMGNLTVVLKGEQDLITDGSKVISCSIEGSGRRCGGQGDLLSGSMGVLAHWAHAASAAGVLRSVNPSMVAAFGACSLTRQCNSQAFQRHGRSTTTSDMIQEIGSAFKKLFES encoded by the exons TACTACAGTTTGGGGTCTGCATCACACAGTGGCATGGCTGATGATATCCTCCCACTGATAAAGACCATAGTCCCCCCGCTGACACCCAAAAAGCACAAGGGACAAGATGGACGTATTGGGATCATTGGAGGATGCCAAGA GTATACAGGAGCTCCGTACTTTGCTGCCATCTCGGCATTGAAAGTG GGGGCTGACCTGTCCCATGTGTTCTGCACCAAAGATGCTGCAACTGTAATCAAATCATACAGCCCTGAGCTCATAGTTCATCCTGTTCT GGACAGTCCTAATGCAGTGgaagaaatagaaaaatggCTCCCAAGACTGCACAGCCTTGTGGTGGGACCAGGTCTAGGGAGAGAAGACTTGTTACTGAAAACAGCAAAG GAGGTGATAGAGAAGTCTAAAGCAAGAGATATCCCTATAGTCATTGATGCA GACGGATTATGGCTAGTTACACAGCAGCCATCTGTAATTCAAGGGTACCAGAAGGGCATCCTTACACCCAACTTCATGGAGTTCACCCGACTGTATGAGTCACTG CACCATGAGCCCATGGACGGCAGTGATCATCAGCGCAATGTCGTGCAGCTCAGTGTAGCCATGGGCAACCTCACTGTGGTGCTAAAAGGAGAACAGGATCTCATTACAGATGGCAGCAAGG tcATCTCATGCAGCATTGAGGGCAGTGGGAGAAGGTGCGGCGGACAGGGTGACCTTCTGTCTGGGTCTATGGGAGTTTTGGCGCACTGGGCCCATGCTGCCTCTGCAGCTGGAGTGTTGAGAAG TGTGAACCCGTCCATGGTTGCAGCGTTCGGGGCCTGTTCTCTTACAAGACAGTGTAACAGTCAAGCGTTCCAGCGACATGGCAGGTCCACCACCACGTCGGACATGATCCAGGAGATTGGGTCAGCTTTCAAAAAGCTGtttgaaagctga
- the naxd gene encoding ATP-dependent (S)-NAD(P)H-hydrate dehydratase isoform X3: MPQHIQMFAFCFITVALSLVATWVCLSDKVFERYYSLGSASHSGMADDILPLIKTIVPPLTPKKHKGQDGRIGIIGGCQEYTGAPYFAAISALKVGADLSHVFCTKDAATVIKSYSPELIVHPVLDSPNAVEEIEKWLPRLHSLVVGPGLGREDLLLKTAKEVIEKSKARDIPIVIDADGLWLVTQQPSVIQGYQKGILTPNFMEFTRLYESLHHEPMDGSDHQRNVVQLSVAMGNLTVVLKGEQDLITDGSKVISCSIEGSGRRCGGQGDLLSGSMGVLAHWAHAASAAGVLRSVNPSMVAAFGACSLTRQCNSQAFQRHGRSTTTSDMIQEIGSAFKKLFES, from the exons TACTACAGTTTGGGGTCTGCATCACACAGTGGCATGGCTGATGATATCCTCCCACTGATAAAGACCATAGTCCCCCCGCTGACACCCAAAAAGCACAAGGGACAAGATGGACGTATTGGGATCATTGGAGGATGCCAAGA GTATACAGGAGCTCCGTACTTTGCTGCCATCTCGGCATTGAAAGTG GGGGCTGACCTGTCCCATGTGTTCTGCACCAAAGATGCTGCAACTGTAATCAAATCATACAGCCCTGAGCTCATAGTTCATCCTGTTCT GGACAGTCCTAATGCAGTGgaagaaatagaaaaatggCTCCCAAGACTGCACAGCCTTGTGGTGGGACCAGGTCTAGGGAGAGAAGACTTGTTACTGAAAACAGCAAAG GAGGTGATAGAGAAGTCTAAAGCAAGAGATATCCCTATAGTCATTGATGCA GACGGATTATGGCTAGTTACACAGCAGCCATCTGTAATTCAAGGGTACCAGAAGGGCATCCTTACACCCAACTTCATGGAGTTCACCCGACTGTATGAGTCACTG CACCATGAGCCCATGGACGGCAGTGATCATCAGCGCAATGTCGTGCAGCTCAGTGTAGCCATGGGCAACCTCACTGTGGTGCTAAAAGGAGAACAGGATCTCATTACAGATGGCAGCAAGG tcATCTCATGCAGCATTGAGGGCAGTGGGAGAAGGTGCGGCGGACAGGGTGACCTTCTGTCTGGGTCTATGGGAGTTTTGGCGCACTGGGCCCATGCTGCCTCTGCAGCTGGAGTGTTGAGAAG TGTGAACCCGTCCATGGTTGCAGCGTTCGGGGCCTGTTCTCTTACAAGACAGTGTAACAGTCAAGCGTTCCAGCGACATGGCAGGTCCACCACCACGTCGGACATGATCCAGGAGATTGGGTCAGCTTTCAAAAAGCTGtttgaaagctga